A stretch of Mus musculus strain C57BL/6J chromosome 19, GRCm38.p6 C57BL/6J DNA encodes these proteins:
- the Myrf gene encoding myelin regulatory factor isoform X4 has product MEVVDETEALQRFFEGHDISGALEPSNIDTSILEEYIGKEDASDLCFPEISAPASTASFPHGPPAIPGSSGLHHLSPPGSGPSPGRHGPLPPPTYGTPLNCNNNNGMGTAPKPFLGGSGPPIKAEPKAPYAPGTLPDSPPDSGSEAYSPQQVNDPHLLRTITPETLCHVGVSSRLEHPPPPPAHLPGPPPPPPPPPHYPVLQRDLYMKAEPPVPPYAAMGPGLVPPELHHTQQTQVLHQLLQQHGAELPPHPSKKRKHSESPPNTLNAQMLNGMIKQEPGTVTALPPHPARAPSPPWPPQGPLSPGTGSLPLSIARAQTPPWHPPGAPSPGLLQDSDSLSGSYLDPNYQSIKWQPHQQNKWATLYDANYKELPMLTYRVDADKGFNFSVGDDAFVCQKKNHFQVTVYIGMLGEPKYVKTPEGLKPLDCFYLKLHGVKLEALNQSINIEQSQSDRSKRPFNPVTVNLPPEQVTKVTVGRLHFSETTANNMRKKGKPNPDQRYFMLVVALQAHAQNQNYTLAAQISERIIVRASNPGQFESDSDVLWQRAQLPDTVFHHGRVGINTDRPDEALVVHGNVKVMGSLMHPSDLRAKEHVQEVDTTEQLKRISRMRLVHYRYKPEFAASAGIEATAPETGVIAQEVKEILPEAVKDTGDVVFANGKTIENFLVVNKERIFMENVGAVKELCKLTDNLETRIDELERWSHKLAKLRRLDSLKSTGSSGAFSHAGSQFSRAGSVPHKKRPPKLANKSSPAVPDQACISQRFLQGTIIALVVVMAFSVVSMSTLYVLSLRSEEDLVDADGSLAVSTSCLLALLRPQDPGGSEAMCPWSSQSFGTTQLRQSSMTTGLPGTQPSLLLVTKSASGPALRALDLCSSQPCPIVCCSPPVSSPATDPALGPTLTPTPSPSSNPKHSGPGQMAPLPVTNIRAKSWGISANGISYSKHSKSLEPLASPVVPFPGGQSKTKNSPSFNLQSRARRGAPQPSPSPAQFTQTQGQLDPAPSLTSIQLLENSMPITSQYCVPEGACRLGNFTYHIPVSSSTPLHLSLTLQMNSSTPVSVVLCSLTSEEEPCEEGGFLQRFHPHQDTQGTSHQWPVTILSFREFTYHFRVTLLGQANCSSEAIVQPATDYYFHFYRLCD; this is encoded by the exons GCCATGACATCAGCGGTGCCCTGGAGCCCTCCAATATAGACACCAGTATCCTGGAGGAGTACATTGGCAAAGAGGACGCCTCTGATCT CTGCTTCCCTGAGATCTCTGCACCAGCCAGCACTGCCTCCTTCCCCCACGGGCCACCGGCCATTCCCGGCTCCAGCGGGCTCCACCATCTGAGCCCCCCTGGGAGCGGACCATCCCCTGGGCGCCATGGCCCCCTCCCACCCCCGACCTACGGCACCCCACTcaactgcaacaacaacaacggcATGGGCACCGCCCCTAAGCCCTTCCTGGGGGGCTCTGGGCCTCCCATCAAAGCAGAGCCAAAGGCCCCCTATGCCCCAGG CACACTGCCAGACTCGCCCCCAGACTCAGGCTCTGAGGCCTACTCCCCTCAGCAGGTGAATG ACCCCCATCTTCTACGCACCATAACCCCGGAGACTCTATGCCACGTGGGAGTTTCTTCCCGCCTGGAGCACCCGCCCCCACCTCCAGCCCACCTGCCAGgcccaccaccaccgccacctcCCCCACCTCACTACCCTGTCCTGCAACGGGACCTCTACATGAAGGCTGAGCCCCCTGTACCCCCTTATGCTGCCATGGGGCCGGGTCTGGTGCCCCCCGAGCTCCATCACACCCAGCAGACCCAGGTGCTACACCAGCTGCTGCAACAGCATGGAGCTGA ACTCCCTCCACACCCCTCTAAGAAGAGGAAGCACTCTGAATCACCCCCCAACACCCTCAATGCCCAAATGCTGAACGGAATGATCAAGCAGGAACCTGGGACTGTCACAGCCTTGCCTCCACACCCTGCCAGAGCCCCatcccctccatggcctcctcAAGGCCCACTGTCACCTGGCACTGGATCCTTGCCCCTCAGCATTGCCCGAGCCCAGACTCCACCCTGGCACCCGCCAGGTGCACCCTCCCCAG GCCTCCTGCAGGACAGTGACAGCCTCAGTGGCTCCTATTTGGACCCCAACTACCAATCCATCAAATGGCAGCCGCATCAGCAGAACAAGTGGGCGACCCTGTATGACGCTAACTACAAGGAGCT GCCTATGCTCACCTATCGTGTGGACGCTGACAAGGGCTTCAACTTTTCCGTGGGCGACGATGCTTTTGTGTGCCAGAAGAAGAACCACTTCCAGGTGACCGTGTACATCGGCATGCTGGGGGAGCCCAAGTACGTCAAGACACCGGAAGGCCTCAAGCCCCTGGACTGCTTCTATCTGAAGCTGCATGGTGTGAAG CTAGAGGCCCTGAACCAGTCTATCAACATTGAGCAGTCACAGTCAGACAGAAGCAAGAGGCCCTTCAACCCCGTCAC GGTCAATCTTCCCCCTGAGCAGGTCACAAAAGTGACCGTGGGGCGGCTCCATTTCAGTGAGACCACTGCCAACAACATGCGCAAGAAGGGCAAGCCCAACCCTGACCAGAG GTATTTCATGCTGGTGGTGGCCCTCCAGGCACATGCACAGAACCAGAACTACACACTGGCAGCCCAGATCTCAGAGCGTATCATTGTGCGG GCCTCTAACCCAGGCCAGTTTGAAAGTGACAGTGACGTGCTGTGGCAACGGGCGCAGCTGCCAGATACGGTCTTCCACCATGGCCGTGTGGGCATCAACACCGACCGGCCAGATGAGGCATTGGTCGTCCACGGCAACGTGAAGGTCATGGGTTCTCTTATGCACCCTTCCGATCTGCGGGCCAAGGAGCACGTGCAGGAG GTGGACACCACCGAGCAGCTGAAGAGGATCTCTCGGATGCGGCTGGTGCACTACAGATACAAGCCTGAGTTCGCTGCTAGCGCAGGCATTGAAGCCACCGCACCGGAGACAG GTGTCATCGCCCAGGAAGTGAAGGAGATCCTGCCTGAAGCTGTGAAGGACACAGGGGATGTAGTCTTTGCCAATGGGAAAACCATAGAGAACTTCCTTGTAGTGAACAAG GAGCGAATCTTCATGGAGAATGTGGGGGCTGTGAAGGAGTTATGCAAACTGACAGACAACCTAGAGACTCGCATTGATGAGTTGGAGCGATGGAGCCACAAGCTGGCCAAGCTGCGGCGCCTTGACAGCCTCAAGTCAACTGGCAGCTCAGGGGCTTTCAG CCATGCAGGGAGCCAGTTTAGCCGGGCAGGCAGTGTCCCCCACAAAAAGAGGCCCCCTAAACTGGCCAATAAG TCATCGCCAGCGGTCCCAGACCAGGCCTGCATCAGTCAGCGTTTTCTGCAGGGAACTATCATAGCTCTGGTGGTGGTCATGGCCTTCAG CGTGGTGTCTATGTCCACACTATATGTGCTGAGCCTGCGCTCTGAAGAGGACCTGGTGGATGCTGATGG CTCTCTTGCTGTGTCTACTTCCTGTCTTCTGGCCCTGCTTCGGCCCCAGGACCCTGGGGGGAGTGAGGCCATGTGCCCATG GTCCAGCCAGAGCTTCGGGACCACACAGCTCCGACAGTCCTCCATGACCACCGGACTACCAGGCACACAGCCCTCTTTGCTGCTGG ttACCAAGTCAGCCTCGGGTCCAGCTCTCCGTGCCTTGGACCTGTGCTCCAGCCAGCCCTGCCCCATCGTCTGCTGCTCTCCTCCCGTCTCCAGTCCTGCTACAGATCCTGCCCTTGGCCCCACTCTTACTCCTACTCCAAGCCCCAGCTCTAACCCCAAGCACTCAG GCCCTGGCCAGATGGCCCCACTGCCAGTCACCAACATCAGAGCCAAATCCTGGGGCATCTCAGCTAATGGCATCAGCTATTCCAAGCATTCCAAGAGCCTGGAACCTCTGGCCAGTCCTGTGGTCCCCTTTCCTGGAGGGCAGAGCAAGACCAAGAACAGCCCCAGCTTCAATCTCCAAAGTCGAGCCCGCAGAGGAGCCCCGCAACCCAGCCCAAGCCCTGCCCAATTCACACAGACCCAGGGCCAGCTAG ACCCAGCGCCATCCCTGACCTCCATCCAGCTGCTGGAGAATTCCATGCCTATCACTTCTCAGTACTGTGTGCCAGAAGGTGCTTGCAG GCTTGGCAACTTCACCTACCACATCCCTGTCAGCAGCAGCACACCACTGCACCTCAGCCTGACCCTGCAGATGAA TTCCTCCACCCCTGTGTCCGTGGTACTGTGCAGCCTGACATCGGAGGAGGAGCCCTGTGAGGAGGGAGGCTTTTTGCAGAGGTTCCACCCGCATCAGGACACCCAG GGCACCTCTCATCAGTGGCCAGTAACCATCCTGTCCTTCCGTGAATTCACATACCACTTCCGGGTGACATTGCTG GGTCAGGCCAACTGCAGCTCAGAGGCCATCGTTCAGCCAGCCACCGACTACTACTTCCACTTCTACCGCCTGTGTGACTGA
- the Myrf gene encoding myelin regulatory factor isoform X2: MEVVDETEALQRFFEGHDISGALEPSNIDTSILEEYIGKEDASDLCFPEISAPASTASFPHGPPAIPGSSGLHHLSPPGSGPSPGRHGPLPPPTYGTPLNCNNNNGMGTAPKPFLGGSGPPIKAEPKAPYAPGTLPDSPPDSGSEAYSPQQVNDPHLLRTITPETLCHVGVSSRLEHPPPPPAHLPGPPPPPPPPPHYPVLQRDLYMKAEPPVPPYAAMGPGLVPPELHHTQQTQVLHQLLQQHGAELPPHPSKKRKHSESPPNTLNAQMLNGMIKQEPGTVTALPPHPARAPSPPWPPQGPLSPGTGSLPLSIARAQTPPWHPPGAPSPGLLQDSDSLSGSYLDPNYQSIKWQPHQQNKWATLYDANYKELPMLTYRVDADKGFNFSVGDDAFVCQKKNHFQVTVYIGMLGEPKYVKTPEGLKPLDCFYLKLHGVKLEALNQSINIEQSQSDRSKRPFNPVTVNLPPEQVTKVTVGRLHFSETTANNMRKKGKPNPDQRYFMLVVALQAHAQNQNYTLAAQISERIIVRASNPGQFESDSDVLWQRAQLPDTVFHHGRVGINTDRPDEALVVHGNVKVMGSLMHPSDLRAKEHVQEVDTTEQLKRISRMRLVHYRYKPEFAASAGIEATAPETGVIAQEVKEILPEAVKDTGDVVFANGKTIENFLVVNKERIFMENVGAVKELCKLTDNLETRIDELERWSHKLAKLRRLDSLKSTGSSGAFSHAGSQFSRAGSVPHKKRPPKLANKSSPAVPDQACISQRFLQGTIIALVVVMAFSVVSMSTLYVLSLRSEEDLVDADGSLAVSTSCLLALLRPQDPGGSEAMCPWSSQSFGTTQLRQSSMTTGLPGTQPSLLLVTKSASGPALRALDLCSSQPCPIVCCSPPVSSPATDPALGPTLTPTPSPSSNPKHSGPGQMAPLPVTNIRAKSWGISANGISYSKHSKSLEPLASPVVPFPGGQSKTKNSPSFNLQSRARRGAPQPSPSPAQFTQTQGQLASLLPDPAPSLTSIQLLENSMPITSQYCVPEGACRLGNFTYHIPVSSSTPLHLSLTLQMNSSTPVSVVLCSLTSEEEPCEEGGFLQRFHPHQDTQGTSHQWPVTILSFREFTYHFRVTLLGQANCSSEAIVQPATDYYFHFYRLCD; the protein is encoded by the exons GCCATGACATCAGCGGTGCCCTGGAGCCCTCCAATATAGACACCAGTATCCTGGAGGAGTACATTGGCAAAGAGGACGCCTCTGATCT CTGCTTCCCTGAGATCTCTGCACCAGCCAGCACTGCCTCCTTCCCCCACGGGCCACCGGCCATTCCCGGCTCCAGCGGGCTCCACCATCTGAGCCCCCCTGGGAGCGGACCATCCCCTGGGCGCCATGGCCCCCTCCCACCCCCGACCTACGGCACCCCACTcaactgcaacaacaacaacggcATGGGCACCGCCCCTAAGCCCTTCCTGGGGGGCTCTGGGCCTCCCATCAAAGCAGAGCCAAAGGCCCCCTATGCCCCAGG CACACTGCCAGACTCGCCCCCAGACTCAGGCTCTGAGGCCTACTCCCCTCAGCAGGTGAATG ACCCCCATCTTCTACGCACCATAACCCCGGAGACTCTATGCCACGTGGGAGTTTCTTCCCGCCTGGAGCACCCGCCCCCACCTCCAGCCCACCTGCCAGgcccaccaccaccgccacctcCCCCACCTCACTACCCTGTCCTGCAACGGGACCTCTACATGAAGGCTGAGCCCCCTGTACCCCCTTATGCTGCCATGGGGCCGGGTCTGGTGCCCCCCGAGCTCCATCACACCCAGCAGACCCAGGTGCTACACCAGCTGCTGCAACAGCATGGAGCTGA ACTCCCTCCACACCCCTCTAAGAAGAGGAAGCACTCTGAATCACCCCCCAACACCCTCAATGCCCAAATGCTGAACGGAATGATCAAGCAGGAACCTGGGACTGTCACAGCCTTGCCTCCACACCCTGCCAGAGCCCCatcccctccatggcctcctcAAGGCCCACTGTCACCTGGCACTGGATCCTTGCCCCTCAGCATTGCCCGAGCCCAGACTCCACCCTGGCACCCGCCAGGTGCACCCTCCCCAG GCCTCCTGCAGGACAGTGACAGCCTCAGTGGCTCCTATTTGGACCCCAACTACCAATCCATCAAATGGCAGCCGCATCAGCAGAACAAGTGGGCGACCCTGTATGACGCTAACTACAAGGAGCT GCCTATGCTCACCTATCGTGTGGACGCTGACAAGGGCTTCAACTTTTCCGTGGGCGACGATGCTTTTGTGTGCCAGAAGAAGAACCACTTCCAGGTGACCGTGTACATCGGCATGCTGGGGGAGCCCAAGTACGTCAAGACACCGGAAGGCCTCAAGCCCCTGGACTGCTTCTATCTGAAGCTGCATGGTGTGAAG CTAGAGGCCCTGAACCAGTCTATCAACATTGAGCAGTCACAGTCAGACAGAAGCAAGAGGCCCTTCAACCCCGTCAC GGTCAATCTTCCCCCTGAGCAGGTCACAAAAGTGACCGTGGGGCGGCTCCATTTCAGTGAGACCACTGCCAACAACATGCGCAAGAAGGGCAAGCCCAACCCTGACCAGAG GTATTTCATGCTGGTGGTGGCCCTCCAGGCACATGCACAGAACCAGAACTACACACTGGCAGCCCAGATCTCAGAGCGTATCATTGTGCGG GCCTCTAACCCAGGCCAGTTTGAAAGTGACAGTGACGTGCTGTGGCAACGGGCGCAGCTGCCAGATACGGTCTTCCACCATGGCCGTGTGGGCATCAACACCGACCGGCCAGATGAGGCATTGGTCGTCCACGGCAACGTGAAGGTCATGGGTTCTCTTATGCACCCTTCCGATCTGCGGGCCAAGGAGCACGTGCAGGAG GTGGACACCACCGAGCAGCTGAAGAGGATCTCTCGGATGCGGCTGGTGCACTACAGATACAAGCCTGAGTTCGCTGCTAGCGCAGGCATTGAAGCCACCGCACCGGAGACAG GTGTCATCGCCCAGGAAGTGAAGGAGATCCTGCCTGAAGCTGTGAAGGACACAGGGGATGTAGTCTTTGCCAATGGGAAAACCATAGAGAACTTCCTTGTAGTGAACAAG GAGCGAATCTTCATGGAGAATGTGGGGGCTGTGAAGGAGTTATGCAAACTGACAGACAACCTAGAGACTCGCATTGATGAGTTGGAGCGATGGAGCCACAAGCTGGCCAAGCTGCGGCGCCTTGACAGCCTCAAGTCAACTGGCAGCTCAGGGGCTTTCAG CCATGCAGGGAGCCAGTTTAGCCGGGCAGGCAGTGTCCCCCACAAAAAGAGGCCCCCTAAACTGGCCAATAAG TCATCGCCAGCGGTCCCAGACCAGGCCTGCATCAGTCAGCGTTTTCTGCAGGGAACTATCATAGCTCTGGTGGTGGTCATGGCCTTCAG CGTGGTGTCTATGTCCACACTATATGTGCTGAGCCTGCGCTCTGAAGAGGACCTGGTGGATGCTGATGG CTCTCTTGCTGTGTCTACTTCCTGTCTTCTGGCCCTGCTTCGGCCCCAGGACCCTGGGGGGAGTGAGGCCATGTGCCCATG GTCCAGCCAGAGCTTCGGGACCACACAGCTCCGACAGTCCTCCATGACCACCGGACTACCAGGCACACAGCCCTCTTTGCTGCTGG ttACCAAGTCAGCCTCGGGTCCAGCTCTCCGTGCCTTGGACCTGTGCTCCAGCCAGCCCTGCCCCATCGTCTGCTGCTCTCCTCCCGTCTCCAGTCCTGCTACAGATCCTGCCCTTGGCCCCACTCTTACTCCTACTCCAAGCCCCAGCTCTAACCCCAAGCACTCAG GCCCTGGCCAGATGGCCCCACTGCCAGTCACCAACATCAGAGCCAAATCCTGGGGCATCTCAGCTAATGGCATCAGCTATTCCAAGCATTCCAAGAGCCTGGAACCTCTGGCCAGTCCTGTGGTCCCCTTTCCTGGAGGGCAGAGCAAGACCAAGAACAGCCCCAGCTTCAATCTCCAAAGTCGAGCCCGCAGAGGAGCCCCGCAACCCAGCCCAAGCCCTGCCCAATTCACACAGACCCAGGGCCAGCTAG CCTCTCTTCTTCCAGACCCAGCGCCATCCCTGACCTCCATCCAGCTGCTGGAGAATTCCATGCCTATCACTTCTCAGTACTGTGTGCCAGAAGGTGCTTGCAG GCTTGGCAACTTCACCTACCACATCCCTGTCAGCAGCAGCACACCACTGCACCTCAGCCTGACCCTGCAGATGAA TTCCTCCACCCCTGTGTCCGTGGTACTGTGCAGCCTGACATCGGAGGAGGAGCCCTGTGAGGAGGGAGGCTTTTTGCAGAGGTTCCACCCGCATCAGGACACCCAG GGCACCTCTCATCAGTGGCCAGTAACCATCCTGTCCTTCCGTGAATTCACATACCACTTCCGGGTGACATTGCTG GGTCAGGCCAACTGCAGCTCAGAGGCCATCGTTCAGCCAGCCACCGACTACTACTTCCACTTCTACCGCCTGTGTGACTGA
- the Myrf gene encoding myelin regulatory factor isoform X3, giving the protein MEVVDETEALQRFFEGHDISGALEPSNIDTSILEEYIGKEDASDLCFPEISAPASTASFPHGPPAIPGSSGLHHLSPPGSGPSPGRHGPLPPPTYGTPLNCNNNNGMGTAPKPFLGGSGPPIKAEPKAPYAPGTLPDSPPDSGSEAYSPQQVNDPHLLRTITPETLCHVGVSSRLEHPPPPPAHLPGPPPPPPPPPHYPVLQRDLYMKAEPPVPPYAAMGPGLVPPELHHTQQTQVLHQLLQQHGAELPPHPSKKRKHSESPPNTLNAQMLNGMIKQEPGTVTALPPHPARAPSPPWPPQGPLSPGTGSLPLSIARAQTPPWHPPGAPSPGLLQDSDSLSGSYLDPNYQSIKWQPHQQNKWATLYDANYKELPMLTYRVDADKGFNFSVGDDAFVCQKKNHFQVTVYIGMLGEPKYVKTPEGLKPLDCFYLKLHGVKLEALNQSINIEQSQSDRSKRPFNPVTVNLPPEQVTKVTVGRLHFSETTANNMRKKGKPNPDQRYFMLVVALQAHAQNQNYTLAAQISERIIVRASNPGQFESDSDVLWQRAQLPDTVFHHGRVGINTDRPDEALVVHGNVKVMGSLMHPSDLRAKEHVQEVDTTEQLKRISRMRLVHYRYKPEFAASAGIEATAPETGVIAQEVKEILPEAVKDTGDVVFANGKTIENFLVVNKERIFMENVGAVKELCKLTDNLETRIDELERWSHKLAKLRRLDSLKSTGSSGAFSHAGSQFSRAGSVPHKKRPPKLANKSSPAVPDQACISQRFLQGTIIALVVVMAFSVVSMSTLYVLSLRSEEDLVDADGSLAVSTSCLLALLRPQDPGGSEAMCPCRSSQSFGTTQLRQSSMTTGLPGTQPSLLLVTKSASGPALRALDLCSSQPCPIVCCSPPVSSPATDPALGPTLTPTPSPSSNPKHSGPGQMAPLPVTNIRAKSWGISANGISYSKHSKSLEPLASPVVPFPGGQSKTKNSPSFNLQSRARRGAPQPSPSPAQFTQTQGQLDPAPSLTSIQLLENSMPITSQYCVPEGACRLGNFTYHIPVSSSTPLHLSLTLQMNSSTPVSVVLCSLTSEEEPCEEGGFLQRFHPHQDTQGTSHQWPVTILSFREFTYHFRVTLLGQANCSSEAIVQPATDYYFHFYRLCD; this is encoded by the exons GCCATGACATCAGCGGTGCCCTGGAGCCCTCCAATATAGACACCAGTATCCTGGAGGAGTACATTGGCAAAGAGGACGCCTCTGATCT CTGCTTCCCTGAGATCTCTGCACCAGCCAGCACTGCCTCCTTCCCCCACGGGCCACCGGCCATTCCCGGCTCCAGCGGGCTCCACCATCTGAGCCCCCCTGGGAGCGGACCATCCCCTGGGCGCCATGGCCCCCTCCCACCCCCGACCTACGGCACCCCACTcaactgcaacaacaacaacggcATGGGCACCGCCCCTAAGCCCTTCCTGGGGGGCTCTGGGCCTCCCATCAAAGCAGAGCCAAAGGCCCCCTATGCCCCAGG CACACTGCCAGACTCGCCCCCAGACTCAGGCTCTGAGGCCTACTCCCCTCAGCAGGTGAATG ACCCCCATCTTCTACGCACCATAACCCCGGAGACTCTATGCCACGTGGGAGTTTCTTCCCGCCTGGAGCACCCGCCCCCACCTCCAGCCCACCTGCCAGgcccaccaccaccgccacctcCCCCACCTCACTACCCTGTCCTGCAACGGGACCTCTACATGAAGGCTGAGCCCCCTGTACCCCCTTATGCTGCCATGGGGCCGGGTCTGGTGCCCCCCGAGCTCCATCACACCCAGCAGACCCAGGTGCTACACCAGCTGCTGCAACAGCATGGAGCTGA ACTCCCTCCACACCCCTCTAAGAAGAGGAAGCACTCTGAATCACCCCCCAACACCCTCAATGCCCAAATGCTGAACGGAATGATCAAGCAGGAACCTGGGACTGTCACAGCCTTGCCTCCACACCCTGCCAGAGCCCCatcccctccatggcctcctcAAGGCCCACTGTCACCTGGCACTGGATCCTTGCCCCTCAGCATTGCCCGAGCCCAGACTCCACCCTGGCACCCGCCAGGTGCACCCTCCCCAG GCCTCCTGCAGGACAGTGACAGCCTCAGTGGCTCCTATTTGGACCCCAACTACCAATCCATCAAATGGCAGCCGCATCAGCAGAACAAGTGGGCGACCCTGTATGACGCTAACTACAAGGAGCT GCCTATGCTCACCTATCGTGTGGACGCTGACAAGGGCTTCAACTTTTCCGTGGGCGACGATGCTTTTGTGTGCCAGAAGAAGAACCACTTCCAGGTGACCGTGTACATCGGCATGCTGGGGGAGCCCAAGTACGTCAAGACACCGGAAGGCCTCAAGCCCCTGGACTGCTTCTATCTGAAGCTGCATGGTGTGAAG CTAGAGGCCCTGAACCAGTCTATCAACATTGAGCAGTCACAGTCAGACAGAAGCAAGAGGCCCTTCAACCCCGTCAC GGTCAATCTTCCCCCTGAGCAGGTCACAAAAGTGACCGTGGGGCGGCTCCATTTCAGTGAGACCACTGCCAACAACATGCGCAAGAAGGGCAAGCCCAACCCTGACCAGAG GTATTTCATGCTGGTGGTGGCCCTCCAGGCACATGCACAGAACCAGAACTACACACTGGCAGCCCAGATCTCAGAGCGTATCATTGTGCGG GCCTCTAACCCAGGCCAGTTTGAAAGTGACAGTGACGTGCTGTGGCAACGGGCGCAGCTGCCAGATACGGTCTTCCACCATGGCCGTGTGGGCATCAACACCGACCGGCCAGATGAGGCATTGGTCGTCCACGGCAACGTGAAGGTCATGGGTTCTCTTATGCACCCTTCCGATCTGCGGGCCAAGGAGCACGTGCAGGAG GTGGACACCACCGAGCAGCTGAAGAGGATCTCTCGGATGCGGCTGGTGCACTACAGATACAAGCCTGAGTTCGCTGCTAGCGCAGGCATTGAAGCCACCGCACCGGAGACAG GTGTCATCGCCCAGGAAGTGAAGGAGATCCTGCCTGAAGCTGTGAAGGACACAGGGGATGTAGTCTTTGCCAATGGGAAAACCATAGAGAACTTCCTTGTAGTGAACAAG GAGCGAATCTTCATGGAGAATGTGGGGGCTGTGAAGGAGTTATGCAAACTGACAGACAACCTAGAGACTCGCATTGATGAGTTGGAGCGATGGAGCCACAAGCTGGCCAAGCTGCGGCGCCTTGACAGCCTCAAGTCAACTGGCAGCTCAGGGGCTTTCAG CCATGCAGGGAGCCAGTTTAGCCGGGCAGGCAGTGTCCCCCACAAAAAGAGGCCCCCTAAACTGGCCAATAAG TCATCGCCAGCGGTCCCAGACCAGGCCTGCATCAGTCAGCGTTTTCTGCAGGGAACTATCATAGCTCTGGTGGTGGTCATGGCCTTCAG CGTGGTGTCTATGTCCACACTATATGTGCTGAGCCTGCGCTCTGAAGAGGACCTGGTGGATGCTGATGG CTCTCTTGCTGTGTCTACTTCCTGTCTTCTGGCCCTGCTTCGGCCCCAGGACCCTGGGGGGAGTGAGGCCATGTGCCCATG CAGGTCCAGCCAGAGCTTCGGGACCACACAGCTCCGACAGTCCTCCATGACCACCGGACTACCAGGCACACAGCCCTCTTTGCTGCTGG ttACCAAGTCAGCCTCGGGTCCAGCTCTCCGTGCCTTGGACCTGTGCTCCAGCCAGCCCTGCCCCATCGTCTGCTGCTCTCCTCCCGTCTCCAGTCCTGCTACAGATCCTGCCCTTGGCCCCACTCTTACTCCTACTCCAAGCCCCAGCTCTAACCCCAAGCACTCAG GCCCTGGCCAGATGGCCCCACTGCCAGTCACCAACATCAGAGCCAAATCCTGGGGCATCTCAGCTAATGGCATCAGCTATTCCAAGCATTCCAAGAGCCTGGAACCTCTGGCCAGTCCTGTGGTCCCCTTTCCTGGAGGGCAGAGCAAGACCAAGAACAGCCCCAGCTTCAATCTCCAAAGTCGAGCCCGCAGAGGAGCCCCGCAACCCAGCCCAAGCCCTGCCCAATTCACACAGACCCAGGGCCAGCTAG ACCCAGCGCCATCCCTGACCTCCATCCAGCTGCTGGAGAATTCCATGCCTATCACTTCTCAGTACTGTGTGCCAGAAGGTGCTTGCAG GCTTGGCAACTTCACCTACCACATCCCTGTCAGCAGCAGCACACCACTGCACCTCAGCCTGACCCTGCAGATGAA TTCCTCCACCCCTGTGTCCGTGGTACTGTGCAGCCTGACATCGGAGGAGGAGCCCTGTGAGGAGGGAGGCTTTTTGCAGAGGTTCCACCCGCATCAGGACACCCAG GGCACCTCTCATCAGTGGCCAGTAACCATCCTGTCCTTCCGTGAATTCACATACCACTTCCGGGTGACATTGCTG GGTCAGGCCAACTGCAGCTCAGAGGCCATCGTTCAGCCAGCCACCGACTACTACTTCCACTTCTACCGCCTGTGTGACTGA